The Candidatus Denitrolinea symbiosum DNA window AAATAAACGCGGATCATGGCGCGCAGTTTCTGGTCTGCGGGCGCGTCCTGCGCCGCCAGCGGCTCGATCCGCTCGATGAGCATTTCGATGGCGCGGTCGAGGAGCGCGAGCAAAATCTCCTGCTTCGAGGAGACGTGATGATAGAGACTGGCCTTCTGCAACTTGACCGCCGCGGCGATGTCGGCCATCGAAGCGGCGTGAAAGCCCTTCTTGCGGATCACTTGCGCGGCGGCGTCGAGGATGTCTTCACGAGTCATAAGCGCTCCCTACCGAACGGTCGGTAGGGCTAGTTTACTCCCAGGCGGGCGCAAAGTCAAGGGGAACAGGCCGAAGCCGCGAAACGTTAAACCCGCGTGCTACAATCGCATAAACTGCCGTGAAAAAATTCCTGCTCCCCCTCCTCCTCCTGGCGGCCCTCGCGGCTGGCTGGTACTATCTCTTCCGCGACCTCCCCAGCGTGGACTCGCTCTCTTCGCGCCTCGCCCAGCCGAGCGTCAGAATCACCGACCGAAACGGCGGACTGCTCTACGAGTTCATCCCCGCCGAGGGCGGACGTCACGCCGCGCTTTCGTTCGCGTCCATCCCGCAGTACATGAAAGACGCGGCCATCGCCGTCGAAGACCGAAACTTCTACGCCAACCCTGGCGTGGACGCGGCGGGCATCCTGCGCGCGTTGTGGATCAACCTGCGGGGCGGCGAGACTTTGGCGGGCGGGAGCACCATCACGCAGCAGGTGGCAAGGAACCTCCTGCTCGGCGAAGAACTCGGCACGCGCTCGCCGCGTCGCAAGATCCGCGAGATGGTCCTGGCGTGGCAGATGACGCGCAAACTTTCCAAAGATGAGATTCTCGCGCTGTATCTCAATCAAACCTACTACGGCGGGATGGCGTACGGAGTCGAAGCCGCGTCCCAGACCTTCTTCGGCAAACCCGCCGCCGAACTGACCCTCCCCGAATGCGCGCTGCTCGCGGGCTTGCCGCAATCGCCGAGCCGCTACAACCCGTTCACCGACCCCGAAGCAGCGCGTGAACGCCAACTCGTCGTCCTCGCCTTGATGGAAAAGGACGGCTACATTTCAGAACAGGAGCGGACTCTCGCCGAGGAAGCGGCGCTCCGCTACACCGAAACACCCTATCCCATCCGCGCGCCGCACTTCGTCTGGATGATCAAATCGCAACTCGACGCGCTCGAAGCGGACGGCAAGATCAACCTCGCGGCGCAGTCGGGACTCATCGTCCGCACCACGCTCGATTTGCGAATCCAGCAGATTGCCGAGGAATCCGTCGCGCGTCAGGTCAAGACCCTGCGCGACCAGTCGCCCGAGCAGAACGTCAACAACGCCGCGGTCGTCGTCCTTGACCCGCGCACGGGCGAGATGCTCGCGCTGGTCGGCTCGGCGGATTATTTCAACGAGGACATTGCGGGCGCGGTCAACATGGCGACCTCCCCGCGCCAGCCTGGCTCCGCCTTCAAACCGTTCCTCTACGCCCAGGCCCTCGACCCGCGCGGCGCCGCGCGCTGGACGGCCGCCACGCCCCTGCTCGACGTGACCACCACCTTCCCCACCCACGAGGAGACCTCCTACACGCCCAAAAATTACGACGGCCTCGAACACGGACTCGTCCCCGTGCGGCTGGCGCTGGCGTCCTCGCTCAACATCCCCGCAGTGATCACCCTCCAAAAAGTCGGCATCGCGAACACGATCCACTTCGCCGAGCGGCTGGGCATCACGTCCCTCGGCGACCCGAATCAATACGACCTCTCGCTCGCCCTCGGCGGCGGACAAATGTCCCTGCTCGAATTGACGGGCGCGTACGCCGTCCTCGCGGACAAGGGCGTCAAGACGGACCATCCCGACCTGCTCGACATCCGCGACGCGGACGGGAACCTGCTCTACGAGTCCTTCCCGACGCCGCCGCTTCAAATCCTGGACCCGCGCGTGGTCTGGCTCCTCAGCGACATCCTCGCCGACGACGCCGCGCGCAGCCTCGGCTTCGGCCGCAACTCCACGCTGAAAATTGACCGTCCCGCCGCGGTCAAGACCGGCACCACCACCAACTTCCACGACAACTGGACGATCGGCTACACTCCCGATCTTGTCGTCGGCGTCTGGGTTGGCAACAGCGACTATAAAGCCATGAAAGACGTGACCGGCCTGACGGGGGCCGCGCCGATCTGGCACGAGACGATCCGCAAGGTTTTGGAGGGCAAACCCAAAACGGATTTCACCCGCCCCGAGGGACTCGTCCAGGCGGAGGTCTGCGCGCTCTCCGGCCTGCTCCCGACTCCCGACTGCGGCCACACGCGCACCGAATGGTTCATCGCCGGGACGGAGCCAGCCCAGCCCGACAACCTCTACAAGCAAGTCGCGGTCGACGCGCTGACGGGCGCGCTCGCCGACGATTCCACGCCCGCCGAGCGCCGCCAGACCAGGATCGTCCTCGACCTTCCGATCGCCGCGCAGCCCTGGGCGCGCGCGCAAAACCTGCCCCTGCTCGCGGACATCCCCTCCGCCGGGGAAGCCGACGCGCAGCCGCAGATCGCGCTCATCTCGCCGCATCCCAATTCCACGTACCGGCTCGACCCGTCCTTCGACGCCTCCGCGCAGAAATTACTCATTGAAGCCGTGGCCGGGACGGGAATCGCCCAGGTCACGATCTGGGTGGACGGCGCGCCGCTCGCCGTCCTTTCTTCGCCGCCCTACCGGGCCTGGTGGCAACTCTCCCCCGGTGAGCATCGCTTTTGGGTCACAGGCGTGACGGTTAACGGAGAGACCGTCGCCAGCGAAGTGATCGTGGCGACGGTCTCGAATTGACGGACAGGATCGGCTATTTTTTAAACGACATGCGCGCGATCAAGTTATCTTTGAGAATCAACTGATGATAGAACGCCCCGCCGATGTGGAGCAGGATGAGCAGGAGCAGCGCTGGCGCGATGAAACCATGCAGGGCGCGCGCCGCGAAGTCGAAAAAGTCCGCGGGCAGCGAGCCGACCCCGCCAAAAACAATTTTCGCCAGTCCCGCCTGGAAGGAGAGCGCGAGTCCGCTCACGGCCATGAGGAAGATGAAGACATACAGCGCGTAATGCACGAACTTGCCGAGCCCGTCGAGGAAGGCGGATCCCGTCGAAGCGTAGGCGGGACGCGGAGACCGCAGCCGCGTGACGAATCGCAGGACGATCACAAGAAGGATGGCGATACCCAGAGCCATGTGGATCCGAAGCGTCGCGATCTCGCTTGAATCGTTCGGCAGGAAACTGGCATATTTTCCGAAAATGAAGGCGGCGAATATGAGGAGCGCGGTCAGCCAGTGAAAGGCGACTTGCAGAGAACTATAACGGGCGGGGGCAGATTTCGACATGAGATACTCCTTGAAGTAATTTAAGGGGATTATACAGGCAGGCTGGGAAAAGAGAAACCAGATCTCTCGCAAAAATCTGGTTCCTCTTTTGCTGCTTACAAGATGGATTGAGGCGCGTGATCCTACGCCAGTTCATGCTTCTTCAAACCATCCCGTACAATTTCGAACATCTCCTTCATGGGATGGACCAGCGCCAGGGCATAGAGCGCGAAACCGATGCCATACAGGATGCCCTTGACGGGAGCGGGGATGAAGATGCTGACCCAGATCAGGAGGCCGCCGAGCGTGATGGCGGCGAGACTGCCCCAGCACCCGCCCAACTGCGGATTCTCCTCCTTGAGGAAAGTTCGCCGCGCGATGAACGGGATGAGGGCGATGCCGAATTGCAGGATCCAGCCATACACCAGGGGTTGAGGCGCAGTCGCTTCGACGGGTCCGCCCGCGATGAAATGAGTCAGGATCAGCGGGGCGATGAGGACGGGAAGCAGAATCCAAATGTACGAAGCGAGTAAGTGCCAGCCTCCCGCGCTGGAGAGCCGTCCGCTGGATTGGAGGGCGCGTCCCATCAGGACGATGAGCCAGATCGTCGAGCCGAGGTGGAGGATCAACCCCGTGACAGTCGCGGGCAGGTTGCCGCCCAGCCAGGGTCCGAGAACGAGGAAAAACGCGCCGAGCGCCATGCTCCAGAAGATCACAGTGACGGTTTTCGGCGAGCCGAGCGCGCGTCCCGTGATCATCGGGATGAAGTCCACCAGCAGGCCCGCGAAGACCAGCGACATGAAGCCCCACGAGTTGGCGTGGATATGTACTTCGAGCGGGACCTTGATATAGAGGGCTTCGCTCCAGTTGAGCCATAATCCCGTGCCGACGATGATGCCGACAAGCAGATAGAATATGCCGGCAATGTAGAATTTGAGAGAGGCGGGCGCGTCGCCGCGCACGTTCCAAAGTTGGATGAAGAGCAGGGTTGCCGCGATAAAGACGAGCGTGCCGCCCGTAAAGATCATGGCGTGATTGACCCCGGAGAATCCGGCGAGCAGCGCGATGAAGCCCATGTTGAGCGTCAGCCAGATGTCCCAGCGAAAGGCGGGTTTCGGTTTTTTGGCGAGCGAGGCGACGAGTCCGGGCAAAAGTCCAAAGATGACCTGGGAGAGGATCCCAAGCGTGATGAAGTGGACGCGCACCCAGCGCAGGGCGGGAAACGCGGCGAGCAGGTTCAAACTGACGAAGGACGCGTCCGCCGCGGCGAGGATGGCGACGAAAGTATAGAGCAGGATGGTGATGAGATAGGGGATGGACATGATGTTTCCTTTGGCGGCAAATCTTTAAGATTGGAGGGAAGAGCCTGAAATTACGACTCGCCTTTCGAGCCGAGGAAGATGATGCGCGTTTTGGCGTTGACGCCGCGCTTTGCTCCGCCTGGCGCGATGACCGTGACGCCCGGTTTGACGTCGAAGGTTTCATCGTCAACGGTCATCAAGCCCTCGCCTTCGAGAAAGTGGTACATGGCGGCCTCGCCGGGATGGATGGGGATCTGCTGTCCGGCTTCGAGTCCCACCACCAATGCCTTGAACTGCGGCGCGTCGAACAGGAATTGGGGTTTGGGCCCGTCAGGCGCGAAGACGGCTTTGGATTTAAGATCGGGAAAATAGATGTTGGGCATGGATGTCCTTTCGAGATGCCCAACTGTACGCGTCTTCCCCATTCCGCGCCCCGACTTTTGTCGGGTTTTTGGAGAGGCTTTTACGCGCGGGATTCCTCACCATGAATCGTCGCTCTCTCCGCCAGCCCCGCCTGGTCCAGGATTTGGATGCGCTGCCTGTCCATTTCGATAAGTCCCGCCTTCGTCAATTCACGGACGACGCGGCTCAACACGTCGGGGACAGTGCCGAGGCGGGCGGCCAACTCGGCCTGGCTTGTCCAGCGGCCGCGCTCGATCGCGCCCCCCTCGTCGGCCTGCTCCAGCAGGAGTTCGACGAAGCGCGTCTCAACGGTTTTCAGCGATAAGTCCGCGGCAAGAGTCACGAGACTGATGACCTGGTCGGCCATATTCTCGATAATCTGTATGGCGCTTTGCGGATGCGCCAGGAGAATCTCCTCCAGCGCGTGACGCGGAATCAACCAGACGCCCGACTCCTCGAGCGTAACCGCAGTGGCGGGGCTGGCCCGCTTTGCCAACACGCCCACTTCGTTGAAAATCTCGCCCGCCTTGATGAACTTCAACACCTGTTTGCGTCCGTCGGGCGAAGACTTCAGCGCTTTCAACGACCCATATTGCAAATAGAACAAATTCGATTCGACGCTGCCCTCCCAAAACACCACCGCATGAGGCGGATACACCTTCCACGAGGAGGCGTCCGCCAGGCGGACAAGCGCCGTCTCGTGAAGGCCGCGCAGGAAAGCAAAATTCTGGAGGCGCTTAAGGAGCATGGATTTGGAAGGAGTTGCGGGGCGGAACATGCAGCCAGTTTACCGCCAATTGAAACAATTGGAAAGAAATCCGCCAATTCCAACCGGCGTTCGTCGTTTTTCCGAAACTGAATGTATAATGGAGCAGTCTTGTCCAATATGCGTTTTACGATTCCAAAATGATCCAGCGACTTCAAGCCCAACTCC harbors:
- a CDS encoding penicillin-binding protein, partial; this translates as MKKFLLPLLLLAALAAGWYYLFRDLPSVDSLSSRLAQPSVRITDRNGGLLYEFIPAEGGRHAALSFASIPQYMKDAAIAVEDRNFYANPGVDAAGILRALWINLRGGETLAGGSTITQQVARNLLLGEELGTRSPRRKIREMVLAWQMTRKLSKDEILALYLNQTYYGGMAYGVEAASQTFFGKPAAELTLPECALLAGLPQSPSRYNPFTDPEAARERQLVVLALMEKDGYISEQERTLAEEAALRYTETPYPIRAPHFVWMIKSQLDALEADGKINLAAQSGLIVRTTLDLRIQQIAEESVARQVKTLRDQSPEQNVNNAAVVVLDPRTGEMLALVGSADYFNEDIAGAVNMATSPRQPGSAFKPFLYAQALDPRGAARWTAATPLLDVTTTFPTHEETSYTPKNYDGLEHGLVPVRLALASSLNIPAVITLQKVGIANTIHFAERLGITSLGDPNQYDLSLALGGGQMSLLELTGAYAVLADKGVKTDHPDLLDIRDADGNLLYESFPTPPLQILDPRVVWLLSDILADDAARSLGFGRNSTLKIDRPAAVKTGTTTNFHDNWTIGYTPDLVVGVWVGNSDYKAMKDVTGLTGAAPIWHETIRKVLEGKPKTDFTRPEGLVQAEVCALSGLLPTPDCGHTRTEWFIAGTEPAQPDNLYKQVAVDALTGALADDSTPAERRQTRIVLDLPIAAQPWARAQNLPLLADIPSAGEADAQPQIALISPHPNSTYRLDPSFDASAQKLLIEAVAGTGIAQVTIWVDGAPLAVLSSPPYRAWWQLSPGEHRFWVTGVTVNGETVASEVIVATVSN
- a CDS encoding cytochrome b561 encodes the protein MSKSAPARYSSLQVAFHWLTALLIFAAFIFGKYASFLPNDSSEIATLRIHMALGIAILLVIVLRFVTRLRSPRPAYASTGSAFLDGLGKFVHYALYVFIFLMAVSGLALSFQAGLAKIVFGGVGSLPADFFDFAARALHGFIAPALLLLILLHIGGAFYHQLILKDNLIARMSFKK
- a CDS encoding regulatory subunit of cAMP-dependent protein kinase gives rise to the protein MLLKRLQNFAFLRGLHETALVRLADASSWKVYPPHAVVFWEGSVESNLFYLQYGSLKALKSSPDGRKQVLKFIKAGEIFNEVGVLAKRASPATAVTLEESGVWLIPRHALEEILLAHPQSAIQIIENMADQVISLVTLAADLSLKTVETRFVELLLEQADEGGAIERGRWTSQAELAARLGTVPDVLSRVVRELTKAGLIEMDRQRIQILDQAGLAERATIHGEESRA